A region from the Pseudomonas cucumis genome encodes:
- a CDS encoding fatty acid desaturase family protein gives MTNATIEPQRTKTAEARHYIRTVERAQLLEWGKPAPLRLLAATVLEWVLILCTAGLAMYAGTIWASVLAVVFIGTRQHALLILMHEFSHRQLSRTRPMLNDTLGDFLTAIPFTITIFGFRRDHAAHHLHTATDRDPNWVSCMGQDRFTFPKSPFNIAILLLKHCAGLYGIHELKTALVTSKMASQCPPSTRYRQWIFAVFCAVVFTWFHLWLAALVYWLLPLFTMLMALLYWRDVAEHFAMPNPGPGASRTVIATWWERLLIAPHGVGFHAEHHLYPAVPCFRLRQVHEALAKDEAHARQAQVTHGYFSGLIREIAATDTPRSCVSH, from the coding sequence ATGACAAATGCAACTATCGAACCGCAGCGCACAAAGACAGCCGAGGCCCGGCACTACATCCGCACTGTAGAGCGCGCCCAGCTGTTGGAGTGGGGCAAACCCGCCCCATTGCGTTTACTCGCCGCCACGGTTCTCGAGTGGGTGCTTATCCTGTGTACAGCAGGTCTGGCCATGTACGCAGGCACGATTTGGGCCTCGGTGTTGGCCGTTGTGTTCATCGGCACAAGGCAGCATGCATTGCTCATCCTGATGCATGAGTTTTCACACCGGCAGCTCAGCCGGACTCGCCCTATGCTCAACGACACCCTTGGCGATTTCCTGACGGCAATCCCTTTCACCATCACCATTTTCGGGTTTCGTCGCGACCACGCCGCCCACCACCTGCATACCGCGACCGACCGTGATCCCAACTGGGTTTCATGCATGGGACAGGACCGATTCACGTTTCCGAAATCTCCGTTCAACATCGCCATCCTGTTGCTGAAACACTGCGCTGGGCTGTACGGCATCCATGAGTTGAAAACGGCCCTGGTGACTTCAAAAATGGCGTCGCAATGCCCGCCTTCCACGCGGTATAGGCAATGGATTTTCGCCGTTTTTTGCGCGGTGGTTTTCACCTGGTTCCACCTCTGGCTGGCGGCCTTGGTGTACTGGCTCCTGCCTCTGTTTACCATGTTGATGGCCCTGCTGTATTGGCGCGATGTGGCAGAACACTTCGCCATGCCCAACCCCGGTCCTGGAGCATCCCGAACGGTGATTGCAACCTGGTGGGAACGCTTGTTGATCGCCCCCCACGGCGTCGGCTTTCATGCCGAACACCACCTGTATCCTGCCGTGCCGTGCTTTCGCCTTAGGCAGGTGCATGAGGCTCTCGCGAAAGACGAGGCGCATGCCCGGCAGGCGCAAGTCACGCATGGTTATTTCTCGGGATTGATTCGCGAGATCGCGGCCACCGACACCCCGCGCTCATGTGTGAGCCATTGA
- a CDS encoding fatty acid desaturase family protein, producing the protein MPSYLFMALCALNTAAIVWLAARDEFGWLAVAPLIVLQTILMIGVQEAKHQCVHRQFLVGTRLNDAVGVFTAAIFGVNFVGYRCFHLEHHRKTCQADDPEGLLYQQTWRTRLISLFGAVEQLWVAVSINIFSRRYTPPHSLWRWRWNNAFLAVFVAALALGIHEVPRQIVCAYLLPYCIFAWLDFWLTQAEHYGVPISAQGSRRAPADITTDLYLPRPLSWLILHRSLHRIHHHAPATRWFHAHAQSMVLAKSMPGCVTDLPTFFATWMRLGPRLWK; encoded by the coding sequence ATGCCCAGCTATCTGTTCATGGCCCTGTGCGCCTTGAATACGGCCGCGATTGTCTGGCTGGCTGCTCGCGATGAGTTCGGATGGCTTGCCGTTGCTCCGCTGATAGTGCTTCAGACGATCCTGATGATCGGGGTTCAGGAGGCCAAACATCAATGTGTGCATCGTCAGTTCCTCGTTGGCACGCGTCTGAACGATGCAGTGGGTGTATTCACGGCTGCCATTTTCGGCGTTAACTTCGTGGGCTACCGCTGCTTTCACCTCGAACACCATCGCAAAACGTGCCAGGCCGATGATCCCGAAGGGTTGCTATACCAACAGACATGGCGAACACGCCTGATCAGCCTGTTTGGCGCCGTTGAGCAACTGTGGGTTGCCGTTTCCATCAATATTTTTTCCCGACGCTACACACCTCCTCATTCGCTCTGGCGCTGGCGCTGGAACAATGCCTTTCTCGCCGTTTTCGTTGCAGCGCTGGCTTTGGGCATCCATGAGGTGCCTCGACAAATCGTATGCGCCTACCTGCTTCCGTATTGCATTTTCGCCTGGCTGGATTTCTGGTTGACCCAGGCCGAGCACTATGGAGTACCGATCTCGGCTCAAGGCTCGCGCCGCGCGCCCGCTGACATCACGACGGATTTATACCTGCCAAGGCCTCTGTCCTGGCTCATTCTGCATCGCTCGCTGCACCGCATTCATCACCACGCGCCGGCGACCCGCTGGTTCCATGCGCACGCTCAATCGATGGTTCTGGCCAAAAGCATGCCAGGCTGCGTGACGGACCTCCCCACCTTCTTTGCGACCTGGATGCGACTCGGTCCCCGACTCTGGAAGTAA
- a CDS encoding MFS transporter yields the protein MEESSAALAAAYEKTVLRVLVNASLAVESAARPLARDRRFWRLLACAAASMMGDQFTLVAFPLLVMAITPEPMALGWAFAALALPRALFLLSGGSLVDRFGARSVWMFGCYSSAIALCGLSWAVFQDHATLPVIYGCAALSGLFSALTLPAGSALVPGIVSPRDLEQANGVLLALRQVTMALGPVAAGALIASALSPSGVRSDANGALDGYAIAFALDALTFAVSALGLCTLRIRRATTPGSGSTTTTEGLRYFFQNRQLRTYLLYLAAMTLFMTGPVQIAVPLLVHMRFTPEAQALGWLFGAQGAGTLVGMLMFTAHPKLRIINAGTTLLAVDAAIALLLMPLGWVYALWQGVALLFAIGIFGGFVQVMAYTWLQRALPPALLGRGMSLFMLVFAGLAPVSAAISGWVLQFTSIEAVFVASGVLLLTTVTFFYVGSGLGRLSDV from the coding sequence ATGGAAGAGAGTTCCGCTGCCTTGGCTGCAGCGTATGAAAAAACTGTTCTTCGTGTGCTTGTGAACGCTTCCCTGGCAGTAGAAAGCGCAGCACGTCCACTCGCGCGCGACAGACGTTTTTGGCGGCTGCTGGCCTGCGCTGCGGCGTCCATGATGGGAGACCAGTTCACCCTCGTCGCCTTTCCCCTGCTCGTCATGGCGATAACGCCAGAACCGATGGCGCTCGGCTGGGCTTTTGCCGCTCTTGCATTGCCGCGCGCCTTGTTTCTGTTATCTGGCGGCTCGCTGGTTGACCGTTTTGGCGCCCGCTCGGTATGGATGTTCGGCTGCTATTCGAGTGCAATTGCGCTATGCGGCTTGTCCTGGGCGGTTTTTCAAGACCACGCCACGTTGCCCGTGATCTATGGATGCGCCGCATTGTCAGGACTGTTCAGCGCGCTCACTTTACCGGCGGGCAGTGCGCTGGTGCCGGGCATCGTGAGCCCGCGCGATCTGGAGCAGGCCAACGGCGTTTTACTTGCGCTGAGACAGGTGACCATGGCACTAGGCCCGGTCGCCGCCGGTGCGCTAATCGCCAGCGCGCTTTCGCCCTCCGGTGTACGGTCAGACGCAAACGGCGCACTGGATGGCTATGCCATCGCATTTGCGCTCGATGCGCTGACCTTTGCCGTGTCCGCGCTAGGGCTGTGCACTCTACGTATCCGCAGAGCGACCACCCCTGGTTCCGGTTCCACCACCACGACAGAAGGCCTGCGCTATTTCTTTCAGAATCGGCAACTGCGCACGTATCTGCTCTACTTGGCGGCCATGACGCTGTTCATGACCGGACCGGTGCAGATCGCCGTCCCGCTACTGGTTCACATGCGTTTCACACCCGAGGCGCAAGCCCTGGGCTGGCTATTCGGTGCCCAAGGCGCGGGTACCTTGGTCGGCATGCTGATGTTCACTGCCCACCCGAAACTGCGGATTATCAATGCAGGCACCACCCTGCTCGCAGTGGATGCCGCCATCGCCTTGCTGCTGATGCCGCTGGGATGGGTATACGCCCTCTGGCAAGGCGTGGCACTGCTGTTCGCCATCGGTATCTTCGGCGGCTTTGTGCAGGTCATGGCGTACACCTGGCTGCAGCGAGCATTACCGCCTGCATTGCTCGGTCGCGGCATGAGTCTGTTCATGCTCGTGTTTGCCGGACTCGCGCCGGTCTCGGCAGCGATTTCAGGCTGGGTTTTGCAATTCACCTCCATCGAAGCCGTGTTCGTAGCATCCGGTGTGCTGCTATTGACGACGGTGACGTTTTTTTACGTTGGCTCGGGCCTTGGGAGGCTGTCGGATGTTTAA
- a CDS encoding aspartate/glutamate racemase family protein, whose translation MRTIGLIGGMSWESSAEYYRLINQQVRDRLGPLRSAKLLMYSVDFGPVEQAQHAGRWDDAAAILVDAARRLEAGGAECVVLCTNTMHKVAGQIQAAIDIPFLHIADPAGQAALDAGALRVGLLGTAFTMEQDFLKARLTAKGLTVLVPEAEERQAVHRIIYDELCVGVISEASRQVYQRVIESLTERGAQAIILGCTEIGLLIKPEHSALPLLDTTELHAQAAVAFALGE comes from the coding sequence ATGCGCACCATCGGCCTTATCGGCGGCATGAGCTGGGAGTCCAGCGCCGAATATTACCGTCTCATCAACCAACAGGTACGCGACCGCCTGGGGCCGCTGCGTTCGGCGAAGTTGCTGATGTACAGCGTCGACTTCGGCCCTGTCGAACAGGCCCAGCATGCCGGGCGCTGGGACGATGCGGCGGCGATTCTGGTGGATGCCGCCCGGCGGCTGGAGGCTGGCGGCGCCGAGTGCGTGGTGCTGTGTACCAACACCATGCACAAGGTGGCCGGGCAGATTCAGGCAGCGATCGATATTCCGTTCCTGCACATTGCCGACCCGGCCGGTCAGGCGGCACTGGACGCCGGTGCGTTGCGCGTGGGTTTGCTCGGTACTGCGTTCACCATGGAGCAGGACTTCCTCAAGGCGCGTCTGACGGCCAAGGGCCTGACGGTGCTGGTACCGGAGGCCGAGGAACGTCAGGCCGTGCACCGGATCATCTATGACGAGTTGTGCGTCGGGGTGATCAGCGAGGCGTCGCGCCAGGTCTATCAACGGGTGATCGAATCGCTGACCGAACGCGGCGCCCAGGCGATCATTCTCGGCTGTACTGAAATCGGCCTGCTGATCAAACCCGAGCACAGCGCCCTGCCCTTGCTCGACACCACCGAACTGCATGCGCAGGCGGCGGTGGCGTTTGCGTTGGGGGAGTGA
- a CDS encoding DUF2599 domain-containing protein: MNTLLSRTLGNAPRILFHSLMGIGLMWSINSPLYAQTAIPPPDSYTLTVERCVKYVESAQWVYRDYQWSFFITPTPCARRTPPEGTVFLWDELTRDYSNSRYWENTHGLRHQLICHLAIARDKPQWNLEPWRPDVGYAKTLEAGCNHVVLLPEKAP, encoded by the coding sequence ATGAACACCCTACTGTCGCGCACGCTCGGCAACGCTCCGCGCATTCTCTTTCATTCGCTAATGGGGATAGGTTTGATGTGGAGTATCAACTCGCCCCTTTATGCGCAAACAGCAATCCCCCCCCCTGACAGCTACACCCTTACCGTGGAACGCTGTGTGAAATATGTCGAAAGTGCGCAATGGGTATATCGGGACTATCAGTGGTCGTTTTTCATCACGCCCACACCCTGTGCGCGGCGGACACCACCGGAAGGAACAGTCTTCCTTTGGGACGAACTCACCCGTGACTATTCCAATAGCCGCTACTGGGAAAATACCCATGGCCTGCGCCACCAACTGATTTGTCATCTGGCGATTGCGAGGGATAAACCGCAGTGGAACCTGGAACCGTGGCGGCCTGATGTGGGGTATGCAAAAACCTTGGAGGCCGGCTGCAATCATGTCGTCCTCTTGCCTGAAAAGGCACCATGA
- a CDS encoding halovibrin HvnC, with protein MQKVIGWLLIALMVGCTQVDIKPPSEVGTVNNVQTLNGPAIATQLNTLYSRKFPNCNKSDSQPAFLCSGVTLRVTVKDPNNTYKVWDPSPTSVESGGISFSYLRADANFGRLAWGYGNGYILYPFLEQPAGKDQLQYLCSYPMDAWGWSRSKTEVCGPSPTYPVQSQRCQDAGVTTAAQALAVWNLPGGNPNLRQCGFDVEDHRNTLAGPAFYQSLLAKSMLGNTGFNEQNEIIVQTWLAGRANTLPVMAFFFISGGTNQGLADAQYNQRDFYNSTNPKIVVPIIRLTPPTSATGTADFKYVAADQAVTQ; from the coding sequence ATGCAAAAAGTTATCGGTTGGCTGTTAATCGCGTTAATGGTGGGTTGCACTCAGGTCGATATAAAACCGCCGAGTGAAGTAGGGACGGTCAACAATGTCCAGACCCTGAATGGCCCCGCCATCGCCACCCAGCTGAACACGCTGTACAGTCGAAAATTCCCCAACTGCAACAAATCGGACTCACAACCCGCATTCCTGTGCTCGGGCGTGACCCTCAGGGTCACGGTAAAAGACCCCAACAACACTTATAAAGTATGGGATCCCAGCCCTACCTCAGTCGAAAGTGGTGGCATTTCATTCTCGTACCTGAGGGCAGATGCAAACTTCGGGCGACTCGCATGGGGTTATGGTAATGGCTACATCCTCTACCCCTTTCTTGAACAGCCGGCTGGCAAAGACCAATTGCAATATTTGTGCTCGTACCCCATGGATGCATGGGGCTGGAGTCGGAGTAAAACGGAAGTTTGCGGGCCTTCCCCTACCTATCCGGTACAAAGCCAACGCTGCCAGGACGCCGGTGTGACCACCGCAGCACAAGCGTTGGCCGTATGGAACCTGCCGGGGGGCAACCCAAACCTGCGCCAGTGTGGTTTCGACGTCGAGGATCACCGAAATACATTGGCAGGTCCTGCGTTCTACCAATCCCTGCTGGCGAAATCCATGCTGGGCAATACGGGCTTCAACGAACAAAACGAAATAATCGTACAGACGTGGCTTGCGGGTCGCGCCAACACCCTTCCTGTCATGGCGTTCTTTTTCATTTCAGGTGGTACTAACCAAGGACTGGCAGACGCACAATACAATCAACGAGATTTCTACAATTCGACCAATCCAAAAATAGTTGTACCTATCATTCGCCTGACACCGCCCACCAGCGCAACCGGCACAGCTGATTTCAAATACGTGGCCGCAGATCAGGCGGTGACTCAATGA